One genomic window of Numida meleagris isolate 19003 breed g44 Domestic line chromosome 1, NumMel1.0, whole genome shotgun sequence includes the following:
- the NUDT4 gene encoding diphosphoinositol polyphosphate phosphohydrolase 2 isoform X1, with product MMKFKPNQTRTYDREGYKKRAACLCFRSEREDEVLLVSSSRYPDQWIVPGGGMEPEEEPGGAAVREVYEEAGVKGKLGRLLGIFEQNQDRKHRTYVYVLTVTEILEDWEDSVNIGRKREWFKVEDAIKVLQCHKPVHAEYLEKLKLSCSPTNGNSVVPPLPDNNSLYVTSAQTSGLPSTVR from the exons ATGATGAAATTTAAGCCGAACCAGACGCGGACGTACGACCGGGAGGGCTACAAGAAGCGGGCGGCGTGCCTCTGCTTCCGCAGCGAGCGGGAGGACGAG GTGCTGTTAGTAAGCAGTAGCCGATACCCAGATCAGTGGATTGTACCAGGTGGAGGAATGGAACCGGAAGAGGAACCTGGAGGAGCAGCTGTCAGAGAGGTGTATGAAGAG GCTGGCGTAAAGGGAAAGCTGGGCAGGCTGCTCGGGATATTTGAG CAGAACCAGGATCGGAAGCATAGGACGTACGTTTATGTTCTTACTGTCACAGAAATACTGGAAGACTGGGAGGATTCTGTTAATATAG gaaggaaaagagaatggTTTAAAGTAGAAGATGCAATCAAGGTCCTTCAGTGTCACAAGCCTGTTCACGCGGAGTACTTGGAAAAACTGAAACTGAGCTGTTCACCCACGAATGGCAACTCGGTGGTTCCCCCTCTCCCAGATAATAATTCCCTATACGTCACTTCTGCACAGACTTCTGGGTTGCCCTCTACTGTGAGATAA
- the NUDT4 gene encoding diphosphoinositol polyphosphate phosphohydrolase 2 isoform X3 yields the protein MEPEEEPGGAAVREVYEEAGVKGKLGRLLGIFEQNQDRKHRTYVYVLTVTEILEDWEDSVNIGRKREWFKVEDAIKVLQCHKPVHAEYLEKLKLSCSPTNGNSVVPPLPDNNSLYVTSAQTSGLPSTVR from the exons ATGGAACCGGAAGAGGAACCTGGAGGAGCAGCTGTCAGAGAGGTGTATGAAGAG GCTGGCGTAAAGGGAAAGCTGGGCAGGCTGCTCGGGATATTTGAG CAGAACCAGGATCGGAAGCATAGGACGTACGTTTATGTTCTTACTGTCACAGAAATACTGGAAGACTGGGAGGATTCTGTTAATATAG gaaggaaaagagaatggTTTAAAGTAGAAGATGCAATCAAGGTCCTTCAGTGTCACAAGCCTGTTCACGCGGAGTACTTGGAAAAACTGAAACTGAGCTGTTCACCCACGAATGGCAACTCGGTGGTTCCCCCTCTCCCAGATAATAATTCCCTATACGTCACTTCTGCACAGACTTCTGGGTTGCCCTCTACTGTGAGATAA
- the NUDT4 gene encoding diphosphoinositol polyphosphate phosphohydrolase 2 isoform X2 — protein MMKFKPNQTRTYDREGYKKRAACLCFRSEREDEVLLVSSSRYPDQWIVPGGGMEPEEEPGGAAVREVYEEAGVKGKLGRLLGIFENQDRKHRTYVYVLTVTEILEDWEDSVNIGRKREWFKVEDAIKVLQCHKPVHAEYLEKLKLSCSPTNGNSVVPPLPDNNSLYVTSAQTSGLPSTVR, from the exons ATGATGAAATTTAAGCCGAACCAGACGCGGACGTACGACCGGGAGGGCTACAAGAAGCGGGCGGCGTGCCTCTGCTTCCGCAGCGAGCGGGAGGACGAG GTGCTGTTAGTAAGCAGTAGCCGATACCCAGATCAGTGGATTGTACCAGGTGGAGGAATGGAACCGGAAGAGGAACCTGGAGGAGCAGCTGTCAGAGAGGTGTATGAAGAG GCTGGCGTAAAGGGAAAGCTGGGCAGGCTGCTCGGGATATTTGAG AACCAGGATCGGAAGCATAGGACGTACGTTTATGTTCTTACTGTCACAGAAATACTGGAAGACTGGGAGGATTCTGTTAATATAG gaaggaaaagagaatggTTTAAAGTAGAAGATGCAATCAAGGTCCTTCAGTGTCACAAGCCTGTTCACGCGGAGTACTTGGAAAAACTGAAACTGAGCTGTTCACCCACGAATGGCAACTCGGTGGTTCCCCCTCTCCCAGATAATAATTCCCTATACGTCACTTCTGCACAGACTTCTGGGTTGCCCTCTACTGTGAGATAA
- the UBE2N gene encoding ubiquitin-conjugating enzyme E2 N has protein sequence MAGLPRRIIKETQRLLAEPVPGIKAEPDESNARYFHVVIAGPQDSPFEGGTFKLELFLPEEYPMAAPKVRFMTKIYHPNVDKLGRICLDILKDKWSPALQIRTVLLSIQALLSAPNPDDPLANDVAEQWKTNEAQAIETARAWTRLYAMNNI, from the exons GAAACCCAGCGCCTGCTGGCAGAGCCAGTCCCTGGGATAAAAGCAGAGCCAGATGAAAGCAACGCACGTTATTTTCACGTGGTCATTGCAGGTCCACAGGATTCCCCCTTTGAGGGCGGGACATTTAAACTTGAACTATTCCTTCCAGAAGAATATCCAATGGCAGCTCCTAAAGTACGTTTCATGACCAAAATTTATCACCCTAATGTAGACAAGCTGGGAAGAATATGTTTAGATATTTTGAAAG ATAAATGGTCCCCAGCTTTGCAGATTCGTACAGTTCTGCTATCAATCCAGGCTTTGTTAAGCGCTCCCAATCCAGATGATCCACTAGCAAACGATGTAGCTGAGCAATGGAAGACCAATGAAGCCCAAGCCATAGAAACAG ccAGAGCATGGACTAGGCTATATGCCATGAATAATATTTAA